The window GTACTGCGCATCCTGTTTCAGCAGCTGGCAGACCTCATAGCCGTTGAGGTAGGGCATCATGACATCGAGAATGATGACATCCGGCTGCTCAGTCTGCGCCTTGCGCAGTCCTGCCGACCCGTCGGGCGCGGTGATGACGCGATACCCGCTGTCCTCCAAACGCAGTTGGACCAGCTCGACGAGCTGCGGCTCGTCATCGACCACCAGCACCGTTGGCATGGTCATCCACCTGCAGGAAGCTGCCGCGCAATCGCCGCCAATAACTCGTTGGACTCGACGGGTTTGATCAGGTAATCGCTCGCCTGACCCTCTTGGGCTTGACGCATGGCGCGGTGCTCGACTCGGGCGGTCAGCATGATGACCGGAATCCCGCGCGTTTCCGCATGCCGTTTCAGCTGGGGCAGCGCCTCAAACCCGTCTCGCATTGGCATCATGACATCCAGGATAATCACGTCTGGCTGTTCCCGCAGGGCGGCGCGCACGCCTTCCGCTCCATCCGCGGCGGTCAAGACGTCGTAGTGGTGGGATTCCAATCGCATTTTGATCAACTGGACGAACTCCGGCTCATCGTCGATGAGCAAAACCCGCCGTTGGCCCGCTCGTTTTCCTGTCATGTCTCCGCAGCATTCCTTGCGAGGGACCGCCTATCGACCAGCGCGGGATCGGCTGCTCGGCGCATGGCTCGGACGATCAAGGCTCTCGGCTGCTTCGTATCATCAGGATAGGTCGCGCAGCCGATCGTCCACACGGCACCTGGGGACGACGCGTCCGCTGGCAGCTGTTGCAGCATCTGGACAAGACGCGCGCGGAGCTGCGCAACACGACTTTGGCTGCATTCCTCTAGCAACACCGCGATTCCCTCTGGGATCCGAATGATGGTATCGCCGCGGCATCGCATGTGTTCTTTCATGGTGCGCTCCACATCTTCGATCCCCTCACGCGGCACCATCGGTGGCAACCCATTGAGCGAAGGAACGGTCACCGTCAGCAATGAGAGCCGCATGCTGTGTTCTTCTGCGGCACGAATACCCTGCTCAACATAGGGGGCGAGGATCACCTCGGCTGAATACACCGGCAGCGTGAACGTGAAGGTCGTGCCCTGATTCGCCTGGCTCTCCACCCAAATCGTGCCGCCATGCAACTCCACCAAGGATTTGACAATCGCCAGGCCTAAGCCGGTCCCTTTCTCGCCGGCACCCGGGGTGCGGCCAAACTGCTGGAACTTGCTGAAGACCCGCGGCAGATCCTCCTTACTGATGCCCCGACCCGTATCGGCAACCGCGCAGACGATATGTCCTTCCTGGGACTGCACCGAGACCTCCACATGGCCCTGCGCGGTGAACTTCAGCGCATTGCTGACCAGATTGGTGATGATCTGGATGGCTTTATCACGATCCGCATACGCGTAGAGGGGGGACGGCGGCAGTGACGCCTTCAACACGAGCCCGCGCTGGCTTGCCCGAGCTTGAAACGTGGCCAGCGCCTCTTGGATTAACGCCGCCACATCGATCCGCTCTTTCTTCAATTCGGTCTGCCCTGATTCCAGCCGAGACATGTCCAGCAGATCATTGATGATCCGCGCGAGCCGGTCGATGTTGCTCTGCGCCGTAATCATCACCCGCTGCTGCTTCTCATTGAGCGGCCCAGGCACGTGATCGAGTATGAGGCTGATCCCCTCTCGGATAATCGCCAACGGCGTGCGCAGCTCGTGCGAGATGGTGCTGACAAATTCGTCCTTCAGCGTTTCCAGGCGTTTGTGTTCGGTGATATCTCGCACGATGGCCGAGGCTCCAATGATCGCCCCCTCCGCATTTTTCACGGGCGAAACGGTCAGGGAGACTTGAATACGGCGGCCGTCTTTTCTCATCCTGATCGTCTCAAAGGCGTTCGTGCTTTCTCCTCGCATGACCCGTTCGAGGATCACGCCGCGTTCTGCCGAACGGCCCGGAGGAATGGTGCAGGCGACCGAGCCGCCCAGCATTTCCTCGGCTGTATAGCCGTAGAGCCGCTCTGCTCCGCGATTCCAGCTGGTGACGATACCCTCAAGCGTGGTGCTGATGATCGCATCTTCAGACGATTCAACAATCGCCGCCAGCCTGCCGAGCTGCTCTTCAGCGCGCTTGCGGTCGGTGATGAGCACGCGGATCGCCAGATACTTTTCTGGCTTGCCGTCGGCTCCGAGCATGGGAACGATGGTGGTGTCCAGCCAGTACAGTGAGCCGTCTTTGGCGCGGTTCTTGACGTCCCCACGCCACACCTCACCGCGGCTGATGGTGTCCCACATCTGACGCCAAAACGCCTTGGGATGGTGCCCGGAACCGACCACCTCCCGATGATCTTTGCCGAGGACCTCCTCTCGTGTGTATTGGCTGACGAGGCAGAACTGATTGTTCACGGACAGGATGCGCCCCTGGGCATCGGTTTCCGTAATGACCGCAAATTTATCGAGCGCGAGCCGCTGCGCCCTGAGTTGTCGCAAGGCGGCCGACAATTCCGCGGTCCGTCTTATCGCGCGCGGATACAGACTCATGTCGGCTCCTCCCCGGCGGTGGGCCGCCGAAGCGACCGCGCAGAGACGCCGCGTTTCAGCCAGCCCATCGTGACCTGATCGGCCGCCCACCGCTCCAAGAGCTCCTGGCTAAATCGCCACTGGTTGCCGACTTTGAAGCCGGGAAGCCGCCCGGATTGGCTGAGCCGATAGACCGTTCGCGCGCTCACGCCGAGCCATTGGGCCGCTTCGTGAATTGAAAAGTTCGGTGGCTGTGTCATCAGTTGGAACTATGCCTGATGCGAGGCAACGGTGTCAAGACTTGGCTAGGCTTTTCATGGCATGATCACTGCTGGCAGGCAGGACGACGGGTGGCCGCGAGGCTTGACCGAAGCGCGTGCCTGGGGTAGCCTGATGGTCAACCGAAGGAGGGGCGATGGCGCGCGTCTTAATCGTCGATGATGACACCGCAGTGCGCGAGCTCGTCTACGACGCGCTCAGCGCGAAAGGCCACCAGGTCTTGGCCGCCGGCTCCGGCCCGCAGCTGTTTGAGCTGCTCAAGACGCAGCGCGCCGACCTCATTTTGATGGACGTGTCGATGCCGAAGACCTCCGGCCAGGAGCTGGCCAAGAAGCTGCGCACGCTGGATGACGCGGTGCCGATCGTCATGCTCCGCGCGCCGTCGGATCCGGAGCTGACGGTCGATGACCGCGAGTGCATCCGCTGCCGCGAAACACTCCTGAAGGAGCCGGCGGAGGCGTTCCTCGTCGGGGTGGAGCGAATCCTCGCCGCGATGAGTACCTCGGCGAATCGCGCCGGCACCCCCACGGCCGGCGTGAAGGCGACGATCCTCACCGTTGATGATGATGAGGCGGCTCGCAAGATGGCCAAGCTCATCTTCGAGCGGCGGGGTTTTCGGATCATCCAGGCCGCCTCAGGGGAGGAAGCGCTCAAGGTGCTGGAGACCGAGCGGCCGAAGGTCGTGCTGCTGGATCTGACCATGCCGGGCATGGATGGTTTGATGACCTTGAAGAAGATCAAGGCCGGCCACCCCGCCGTGCCGGTCATCATCGTCTCGGGCCGAGGCGAAAACGACACCGTGCGCGAAGCCCTGCGGGCCGGCGCCTACGACTTTGTGACGAAACCCTTCAGCATCGAGTACCTGGAATCCACCGTCATGACCAAGCTCCTCGTGGGTCTGGAGGGGGGTGCCGCGTGAGGCGCCTCCGGCAGGCCCATCACTGGCTGACCGTCACCCTTCCCGAGCAGTGCTCCGCGTGGCTGCTGCACTCCTACCGCCGACCGGTCGGCTTATTCTTCGGCCTCATCGTGCTGCCGTGTCTCATCATCGCCACGGCCACGTACGCGCTGAGCGTTGCACTGTGGCGCCGGCAGACGATGGAGAACCTGCGTGTCATGGCTCGTCTGGGCGCTGAGATTCTCACCGAGACGCTGGACCAAACGCTGCTGCTCGAACAGCTCATCGCGGCTCAGCCCAAGATCGTGCACACCTTTGAGCGCGCCAATGCCTCACCCATGCAAGAAGCGCTCGAGGAGGCCGTGCAGTTTATTCCTCGCATCAACATGATCATGATTACCACCCTGGAAGGACAGGTGATCGCTGCAGTGCCTCAAGCCCCGGTGGGTACAAACATCGCCGGATACGAAGTGTTTCAAACCGCCAAGCGGCAGGCCTGGCAGCCGACCATCTCCGGCGTCTACTTGCGCGACGGCCCGGCGATCGAAAAGGTGGTCAGCCTCAGCGTGCCGATCCGCAGCGGCGAGCGCGTGGTGGGGCGGCTGCAGGTGGAGCAGCGCATCGAAGAGATCAAGTCGTGGCTGCAAAAAATTCGCGTCACTCCGCAGGGCTTTCTCTACGTGGTCGACCAGCACGATCAGCTGGTGGTGTTTCCGTACCAGCTCATCCCTGGGAAACCGCTGCCGGTCTCCCACTGGCCTCCGGTCGCGCACCCGATAGGCGAAGACGGCGGCACGCTGATGTACCGCAGCGCGAAAACCGGCGACCGCTGGCTGGCCGGCGTCTATCCTGTCGGCGCGCTGGGGTGGCGCGTGGTGACCACGCAACCTGAGCAGGCGGCCCTGAAGACGCTGCGCCGCGTCTTCTGGGTGCTCGCCCTCCTCGTCCTGCTTGCGGTGGCCCTGGTGGCGGCGGTCGGATCGCGGTGGCTGAAGCTGCACGCCTTCAGCCTGGACGTGCTTAAGCAGAACGCGCGCCTCCTGAAGCAGCTGCAGCAGCGTCGGTTTTTTGATCAGGGCGAAGGCCCGCCGCTGGATAATCCGGAGCCTCAGCCATGAACCTCGAGCGCCGCCGACGAATACTCTTGTGGTGCGCCGCAAGCCTGATGGCCGCCTCCTGGACCGGGGCGTGGGCCAGCGGGCGGACGCTGAAATCCTCCACGCAGAATTACGAGCAGGTCCCGGTGGTCGCCCGCGCTTCGACCGCCTCGCTCATCGAGCGGCAGACCGCCTCCGCCGAGGCGGCGGCGCGCTCAACGCCGCCGAAGGCAGCCCCAGCCAGAGCCTTGGTGAGCACGTCGGATACCACCGGCCAGGCCTCGCGGTTTGTCGGCGTGGCCACGGCGAGCCGCAGCGCGAAGACGGAGCAGGAGTACTGGCTTCGCGGCGACGTCAAGTGCTGGAACAAATCCCCGAAAACCGCGGAGGCCTTGGGCTTGCTCATCGTGCCGATGGACCAATACCAGGGCGCGCTGAGTACGAGCCGAAAAAATCTGGTCCGTCTCAGCGCGACGATTTACGGCGGCAGCGAGCAATCTTTCCGTTGGGAAACGGTTCTGGAGGACGCCGAGGCCGTCCAGAAGCTCGAGCAGGTGGTGGTGGCGATTCTGACGATCAAATTCGCCGACGGCAGCGTCTGGGAAGCCCCGGATGTCGAGCTCGTCGGCTTTTTTTAATCGAGGTGGCGCATGGCATCGCATGCCTATGACGAGCATCTGCGGCTCATCCTGGAAAACGTCGCGGACCTGATCGCCATCCTGGACAAACACGGCAAGCGGCTCTATAACAGCCCGTCGTATCGCCATGTCCTTGGCGATCCGAGCGCGCTGCAAGGCACCGACTCCTTCGGCGAAGTGCACCCGGAGGATCGCGCGCGCCTGAAGCAGACGTTCGAGGAGGTCATCCGCACCGGAGCGGGCTGCCGGTCTGAATACCGCTTCGTGCGCGCGGACGGCTCGATCCGGTACATCGAATCGCAAAGCGACGTGATCAAGGATGCCGCGGGAGTGCCCGATAAAGTCGTCGTGGTCTCGCGCGACATCACCGAGCGCAAGCGCGCCGAAGAGGAAATCAAAACGGCCTATGAGAATCTGAAGGCCATGCAGGCGGAGCTGATCCAATCCGAGAAACTCGCCTCGATCGGCCAATTCGCCGCCGGCATCGTCCATGATCTGAAAAATCCGCTGGGCATCGTCACGACGGGGCTCTCGCTGCTGAAAGAGATGCAGCGCGCCGGGGAGCCGTTCGGGGAGCAGTCCGCCGAAGCGATGGCGCTGATCGAAGACTCGGCCAAGCGCGCCACCACCATGGTGCACGGGCTCTTGAGCTTAGCCCGGCGCGATGACCTGGTCCTCTCCCGCGATGACCTGCACGCGGTCATCGCGGACGCCGTGGCCGCGGTGCGCAACGCCAAGGTGCCGGCGAATATCCAGCTCATCGCCACGCCTTCGGCGGCGTCGGCGTCGGCCATGATCCATCGCGAGCAGATGCAGCAAGTCCTGATTAACCTGATCAGCAACGCGATTCAGGCGATGCCAAACGGCGGGACCATCCGGGTGGCCACCTCGCTGTCCACCCTGCCGCAGCCGGGACCAGCCGGCGGACGCCGCACGGTGTTCCTCAAACCCGGGGATCAGGTCGTGCACGTCGACATCGCGGATACCGGTACGGGCATTCCGCCGGAGCACCTGGCGAAGATTTGGGAGCCGTTTTTTACCACCAAGCCCCGGGGCGAGGGTACTGGCTTAGGATTGGCGATCGTGCGCTCGATCATCGAAAACCATCATGGGGTCATCGATGTCGAGAGCACCGTCGGCGCGGGGACCACCTTCCGCATCACCTTGCCGCTGGCGGCGTGACGCGATGCCGCACACGATTCTGGTCGTTGAGGATGAGCCGGATCTGCGCGAGGTGATTGTTGATTGCCTCAAGGGCGCAGGATACACGGCGGTTTCCTGCGGCGACGGCAACCAGGTGCTGGGCCTCATCCGGCAGCATGCGCCGTCGCTGGTGATTCTTGATCTGCAATTGCCGGGGATGAACGGCTGGAAGCTCTGCCACCTCATCAAGTCGAATCCAGCCACGGCGCGCTTGCTCATCGTGGCCCTCAGCGGCTTGATCGAGGAAGACAGCGGCGCAGGAGACACGGACCGCTTCGACTACATGATCGCCAAGCCCTTCGACCCCGACGCGCTCCTCAACCGCCTCCGCAAGCTGCTGAAGGACTAGCGCGCTTCGGAATTCGATGGCCCGAACAGGGCGCGGTAGGCGCCGTAGCCGCGCTGCTCCAACTCCTCCAGCGGAATGAACCGCAGCGACGCGGAATTGATGCAGTAGCGCAGGCCGCTCGGCCCCGGGCCGTCGGTGAACACATGGCCCAGATGCGAGTTGGCGTTCTTCGAACGGACCTCGGTGCGATCCATCCCATGGCTGGCGTCTGAGACTTCGACCACCGCGCCCGGATGCACCGGCTTCGTGAAGCTCGGCCAGCCCGTGCTGGAATCAAACTTATCCGAGGAGGCAAACAGCGGCTCGCCGCTGACGACATCCGTATACAGGCCCGGCCGGCGGTTATTCCAATAGGGATTGGCGAAGGGCGCTTCGGTGCCGTTTTCGCGGACCACGCGATACTGCTCCGGTGTCAAGCGCTTGCGCAGCTCCGCGTCGCTGACCGGCAACGCGCACGACTCACCGGAGTGCGCGCGTGGTTTGGAGGGGTCCATCGACTGGGCCTCACGCGCTCGCACGACGTGCGCTGCGGCCACCGCCGCCGCGCCGATGCCGACGGCCAGACCTACGCGTGTCCATGCTGCGCGCCGCATCGGCCCGCTGTCGGAGGGGGTTTAGCGTTTCTTGCGCAGCAGGCGCGCATCTAGCGAGAGGCTGCCGGGGCCGAGCAAGAGCAGCGCGATCATCGTCGACAGGTAGACCGCGGCTAATTCATACGATCGCCCGCCCTGCCCCACAAACGGATCGCCGTGCGGCAGATGCACGAGGCCGATCGCCACGAGCATCGTGCACGCAATGCCGGCGGCGGCCAGCGGGGTCAGCAAGCCGAGGATCAAGGCAAATCCGCCGAGGAACTCCGAGCAGGCCGCCAGCGCTTGCAAGATCCCCGGCATCGAGCTGTCAGGCCCCATCCAGTTGAAGGCGTGCTGAAACTTTGGCCAGCCATGCTGGACGAATGCCAAACCCGCCACCACGCGCACGATCAACAATCCCACCGCTCCACGCCCTTTGATCATGTCCATGCGCCTCCAGCTGGGGTCTTGCAATCGAGCATGGTTAGTGGCAGGAGGAGCCGCCGCAGCAGGAGCTGCCTTCGTCCTTGATGGCGGCGCGAATCGCGGTTTGGACCGCCGGCGTCATCTGCACGTTCTGGTGGCAGCCCTTGGCGTGCTCGGCAGCTTGCCGCAGCACATCCGCCTCATCCTTGCCGTGAATCACGAAGTCGCAATCAACCCCGACATCTTTGCACGCCAGCACCTTGCCCATCGTCATCCCCCCTGCTCAACGAACCGCGGTATCCGAAGACAACAATACCCGAAACCTGTGACGGCGTGTTGTCGTGACGCGCTGCGTAGCGCTCTAGCGAGTGCTTTTTCGCTTCGAGAAGCAGCTCTTGCAGTAAATTGGGCGGTCGCCGCTTGGCTTAAACGGCACTTCGCATTCCTGCTTGCAGTCGGCGCAGACGGCCTTGTGCATCTCACGGGGACGATCCGAATATCCGCCACCGCCGAACCCCCCGCTTCCTCGTTCCTGAAACATCCCCTCTCCCTTTGTTGGGGCGCACCCTACCCCGCCCTCGCTATAGGTAGACCTTAAAGCTTTACGTGCGCGTTGTCAACTTTTCGTTAGCAGGGACAGGATTGTAGAACGGATGCCGACGCTTGGTTCGTCTCTCTTAGTGCATGCCGCCGGAGAGCTGCTTGACCAGCTCGCCGACGACCGCCTTGGCATCACCGAAGAGCATCCAGGTCTTGTCTAAGAAATACAGCTCGTTCTCGATGCCGGCGAAGCCGGGGCTCTTGCTGCGCTTGACGGCGAAGATGGTCTTGGCCTTGTCCGCGTCGATGATAGGCATGCCATAGATCGGGCTGGTGTTGTCTGTCCGCGCCGCCGGATTCACGACATCGTTCGCCCCAAGGACGAGGGCGACGTCGCACTGCGGCATCTCCGGATTGATGTCGTCCATCTCTGCCAAGTCGGTA of the Candidatus Omnitrophota bacterium genome contains:
- a CDS encoding response regulator, with amino-acid sequence MTGKRAGQRRVLLIDDEPEFVQLIKMRLESHHYDVLTAADGAEGVRAALREQPDVIILDVMMPMRDGFEALPQLKRHAETRGIPVIMLTARVEHRAMRQAQEGQASDYLIKPVESNELLAAIARQLPAGG
- a CDS encoding response regulator, which encodes MARVLIVDDDTAVRELVYDALSAKGHQVLAAGSGPQLFELLKTQRADLILMDVSMPKTSGQELAKKLRTLDDAVPIVMLRAPSDPELTVDDRECIRCRETLLKEPAEAFLVGVERILAAMSTSANRAGTPTAGVKATILTVDDDEAARKMAKLIFERRGFRIIQAASGEEALKVLETERPKVVLLDLTMPGMDGLMTLKKIKAGHPAVPVIIVSGRGENDTVREALRAGAYDFVTKPFSIEYLESTVMTKLLVGLEGGAA
- a CDS encoding helix-turn-helix domain-containing protein; the encoded protein is MTQPPNFSIHEAAQWLGVSARTVYRLSQSGRLPGFKVGNQWRFSQELLERWAADQVTMGWLKRGVSARSLRRPTAGEEPT
- a CDS encoding cache domain-containing protein, coding for MRRLRQAHHWLTVTLPEQCSAWLLHSYRRPVGLFFGLIVLPCLIIATATYALSVALWRRQTMENLRVMARLGAEILTETLDQTLLLEQLIAAQPKIVHTFERANASPMQEALEEAVQFIPRINMIMITTLEGQVIAAVPQAPVGTNIAGYEVFQTAKRQAWQPTISGVYLRDGPAIEKVVSLSVPIRSGERVVGRLQVEQRIEEIKSWLQKIRVTPQGFLYVVDQHDQLVVFPYQLIPGKPLPVSHWPPVAHPIGEDGGTLMYRSAKTGDRWLAGVYPVGALGWRVVTTQPEQAALKTLRRVFWVLALLVLLAVALVAAVGSRWLKLHAFSLDVLKQNARLLKQLQQRRFFDQGEGPPLDNPEPQP
- a CDS encoding response regulator, whose protein sequence is MPHTILVVEDEPDLREVIVDCLKGAGYTAVSCGDGNQVLGLIRQHAPSLVILDLQLPGMNGWKLCHLIKSNPATARLLIVALSGLIEEDSGAGDTDRFDYMIAKPFDPDALLNRLRKLLKD
- a CDS encoding response regulator, producing the protein MPTVLVVDDEPQLVELVQLRLEDSGYRVITAPDGSAGLRKAQTEQPDVIILDVMMPYLNGYEVCQLLKQDAQYRHIPIIMFTAKTQAKDEQMACECGADAYLRKPFQPEEMLATLRAVLSQPRTPKEVKE
- a CDS encoding DUF1059 domain-containing protein, translated to MGKVLACKDVGVDCDFVIHGKDEADVLRQAAEHAKGCHQNVQMTPAVQTAIRAAIKDEGSSCCGGSSCH
- the msrB gene encoding peptide-methionine (R)-S-oxide reductase MsrB, translated to MRRAAWTRVGLAVGIGAAAVAAAHVVRAREAQSMDPSKPRAHSGESCALPVSDAELRKRLTPEQYRVVRENGTEAPFANPYWNNRRPGLYTDVVSGEPLFASSDKFDSSTGWPSFTKPVHPGAVVEVSDASHGMDRTEVRSKNANSHLGHVFTDGPGPSGLRYCINSASLRFIPLEELEQRGYGAYRALFGPSNSEAR
- a CDS encoding PAS domain S-box protein; protein product: MSLYPRAIRRTAELSAALRQLRAQRLALDKFAVITETDAQGRILSVNNQFCLVSQYTREEVLGKDHREVVGSGHHPKAFWRQMWDTISRGEVWRGDVKNRAKDGSLYWLDTTIVPMLGADGKPEKYLAIRVLITDRKRAEEQLGRLAAIVESSEDAIISTTLEGIVTSWNRGAERLYGYTAEEMLGGSVACTIPPGRSAERGVILERVMRGESTNAFETIRMRKDGRRIQVSLTVSPVKNAEGAIIGASAIVRDITEHKRLETLKDEFVSTISHELRTPLAIIREGISLILDHVPGPLNEKQQRVMITAQSNIDRLARIINDLLDMSRLESGQTELKKERIDVAALIQEALATFQARASQRGLVLKASLPPSPLYAYADRDKAIQIITNLVSNALKFTAQGHVEVSVQSQEGHIVCAVADTGRGISKEDLPRVFSKFQQFGRTPGAGEKGTGLGLAIVKSLVELHGGTIWVESQANQGTTFTFTLPVYSAEVILAPYVEQGIRAAEEHSMRLSLLTVTVPSLNGLPPMVPREGIEDVERTMKEHMRCRGDTIIRIPEGIAVLLEECSQSRVAQLRARLVQMLQQLPADASSPGAVWTIGCATYPDDTKQPRALIVRAMRRAADPALVDRRSLARNAAET
- a CDS encoding PAS domain S-box protein; translated protein: MASHAYDEHLRLILENVADLIAILDKHGKRLYNSPSYRHVLGDPSALQGTDSFGEVHPEDRARLKQTFEEVIRTGAGCRSEYRFVRADGSIRYIESQSDVIKDAAGVPDKVVVVSRDITERKRAEEEIKTAYENLKAMQAELIQSEKLASIGQFAAGIVHDLKNPLGIVTTGLSLLKEMQRAGEPFGEQSAEAMALIEDSAKRATTMVHGLLSLARRDDLVLSRDDLHAVIADAVAAVRNAKVPANIQLIATPSAASASAMIHREQMQQVLINLISNAIQAMPNGGTIRVATSLSTLPQPGPAGGRRTVFLKPGDQVVHVDIADTGTGIPPEHLAKIWEPFFTTKPRGEGTGLGLAIVRSIIENHHGVIDVESTVGAGTTFRITLPLAA
- a CDS encoding DNA-directed RNA polymerase: MFQERGSGGFGGGGYSDRPREMHKAVCADCKQECEVPFKPSGDRPIYCKSCFSKRKSTR
- a CDS encoding DoxX family protein, with amino-acid sequence MDMIKGRGAVGLLIVRVVAGLAFVQHGWPKFQHAFNWMGPDSSMPGILQALAACSEFLGGFALILGLLTPLAAAGIACTMLVAIGLVHLPHGDPFVGQGGRSYELAAVYLSTMIALLLLGPGSLSLDARLLRKKR